The sequence CGAGGTGTTTCCTTTTGAAGTGGAGATATTAGATGTAAATGATAATTCACCGAGTTTCCCGACAAATCGATTAAAATTGCAGGTCGCAGAATCTGTTGTACCTGGTACCCGCTTCCCTCTCGAGAGCGCGCACGACCCGGACGTGGGTACAAACACCATCAGCTTTTACCAGATCAATTCAAATGAGCACTTCGGACTCAAAATTAAAACAAGTAACGATGGTCGAAAAATCGCTGAACTGTTGTTGATGAAACCGTTGGATCGCGAACAAGAATCCTCCTTTGAATTGTTGCTGACGGCTGTTGATGGTGGGATCCCGTACAGATCTGGCACAGCCCAGATTATCATCATTATAACGGACATTAATGATAATGCGCCTGTATTCGATCACGAAATATACAGGACAAGTTTGTTAGAAAACACGCCTAAGGGCAGTTTGGTGATGAAAGTATACGCAGCTGATTTAGACGAAGGGTCAAACGCTGAATTCAAATATTCCTTTAGTAATTACGCCACAAAAAGAGTGCGAGATTTTTTCAATTTAGACGCGGAAAGCGGAGATATCAGAGTTCAGGGTTTATTAGATTTTGAAAAATCAGAAGTTTATGAGCTTGATGTACAGGCTGTGGACAGCGCTCCAAACGTGGGACATGCCAAGGTTTTGGTTACAATAATAGACGTGAATGATAACGCCCCCGAAATAAAGCTGACCTCAATAACTGAAATGGTACCCGAGGATGCGGCACCAGGTAGTGTGATCGCTGTATTCAGTGTCACGGACCGAGATTCTGGTGAGAATGGGCAGGTTCAATGTCAGATTCCAATAAACGTGCCATTCAAACTTCAAACCACATTGACCAATAACTATCAGTTGTTAACCACTGATATACTGGATCGTGAAACGACTGCACTGTACAACATATCAATGTCAGCCTGGGATGCTGGTTTGCCCGCACTGTCTACAAACACATATTTCGCTTTTATAGTTTCTGATATTAATGACAACTTTCCCCGGTTTGCACAGTCCTCATATAACGTGTATCTGATGGAGAATAATACACCAGGTTCATCAATTTTTTCGGTTACCGCTCAGGATCCTGATTTGGAACAGAATGGAGACGTCTCCTACTCTATTCTGGAGAATCAGATACAAGAAGACCCTGTGCCTTCATACTTTACTATTAATTCGAAAAGTGGAAGCATTTACGCGCTGCGGTCCTTTGACTATGAACAACGGAAGAATTTCCAGATCAAAGTTCAAGCTCAGGATGCTGGATCTCCGGCACTGACCAGCACTGCTATGGTGAGCATTATTATATTGGATCAAAACGACAATGCTCCGGTTATTATTTCACCATTAATTT is a genomic window of Pristiophorus japonicus isolate sPriJap1 chromosome 4, sPriJap1.hap1, whole genome shotgun sequence containing:
- the LOC139262008 gene encoding protocadherin-10-like, whose product is MATVLGDAAYFIFLLCVSDLVFGQIRYSVPEELEIGAIVGNIAEDLRISVRELSARKFQLRADDGKQYFEVNVQDGILYINERIDREKLCIETFTCSISLELAVENPFEVFPFEVEILDVNDNSPSFPTNRLKLQVAESVVPGTRFPLESAHDPDVGTNTISFYQINSNEHFGLKIKTSNDGRKIAELLLMKPLDREQESSFELLLTAVDGGIPYRSGTAQIIIIITDINDNAPVFDHEIYRTSLLENTPKGSLVMKVYAADLDEGSNAEFKYSFSNYATKRVRDFFNLDAESGDIRVQGLLDFEKSEVYELDVQAVDSAPNVGHAKVLVTIIDVNDNAPEIKLTSITEMVPEDAAPGSVIAVFSVTDRDSGENGQVQCQIPINVPFKLQTTLTNNYQLLTTDILDRETTALYNISMSAWDAGLPALSTNTYFAFIVSDINDNFPRFAQSSYNVYLMENNTPGSSIFSVTAQDPDLEQNGDVSYSILENQIQEDPVPSYFTINSKSGSIYALRSFDYEQRKNFQIKVQAQDAGSPALTSTAMVSIIILDQNDNAPVIISPLIWNSSARVEIVPHLINTGYLVTKVMANDADSGQNARLTYELIEATNPGLFTVGLYSGEIRITRSITEQDITLQRLVIMVKDSGQPSLSNTLTLLFSIPVNLTENLSERIDNPSHTEYFSELNKYFIIIFGSTSVIFLLIIILLVVLKCKQDRNNMHYHSNKICCCYMRRNSNDVFTQRSAANESSNYHGPAQTLPFSESHHYRVRLSPETSKSDFLFLKPCHPTLPLSDITVVDTSVMK